ACTCGAAGCCTTGGCTCTCGAAGCGACCAAACCAAATCGTGTGAAAGACTTGGTCAGTGATGTCTGGGCCTTCAACTTATAATATCCTGCCTTTCTCATGGGCTAAACTTGTGTTGTCATCACTTGAGGCGGTGACCCAAATGGCCAACGCTTGGATCTGCGCCATCGACCCCCAAGCCGGCGTCTTCGGGTCCACTCGATTGGACGCAAGTCTTCGACGATTAGACTCTATAATCCCGACAGCTCGTAGATGGATTGTTTTCGGGTTCCCAATGGGTGGACTCGGCGACATATTTTACTATACAGAATTACTAGTAAGGCAATTAGGTTTTGGTTGAGGAGAGGAGATATTTGATGGCTTGAAATTAGGATTCTAAATCCATTACTTAATTCGACTGATAATATCATCTAGAAcgccttggaaaaaaaaaagggtataaTGGCGATGATTCGCCACAATTGAGAAGGTACGTCCACCTGCGTAATCCGATAATAGACTTTGATAATATAACTGTCTTTGGTTGGTTGTGAGAATAATACTATATTGTTACtcacaaattgttaaaagagtGGGCTCTAcagtaatttttaattaattattgtttattttttgtggttCAAAATAGATTATTAGTTTTTACAATCACCTAAAAACTGTTACATAAGCAATTCTGTTCAGCAATATCATGTTGCTCTAATataaaacgtgaaaatgccaAGTGTGTCCCCTCATATCGTAATATCTCCATCTTGTCCCTCCCTCGGACATCAGAACGTGTTGACCCGAGTCAATTTGTAGGTCATTGAACGTAAAAAATGGGCTTTACAAGCTCAAATCAAAGAATCAACACTGCATAATACGTGCATCTACCATCTTCAGGCGAGCTTATTATTCCTTTTTTGAGGAAGCAGACATTcgtttataaaaataagctgCTGGAGAGCGGGGAAGACTACGCTATCAAAGTCGCAAGCGTGGATCGATTACTCAATTAGTATTCAGGGAGCAGGGCGTAGGTCGTCATTAAGACCCAAGTTGTTGGAAAGAGAGAACTCTGATTAGGACCACATGCGAATCCTATTCTGTGATTACGTTTGGATGAGGATTGGGATTGGGATtgggagaagaaaatgaagatagcGAGCAAAGGAGAGAGATAAATGATTTCTCGGGTGTAAGTTTGGACGGTGAACAGTCGTAAAAGTCCGAAATTTATTGTCCGccgatcaatttaatcctaattttttttaattttatcaatttggttataaacattttaacgatttgccaatgtagtcattctaaCCAGTCttggatgcaatttttttttagaccgaATTGACCTTCGTATAATGGATTTGGAACtttttggactggaaatggtaGAAAGTTCAGGCGACCAAAGCATGAAATTTTACTTACAGTTGGTATCTGGGTTAGAGGATGAAAAAAGATATTTTGGGAAAAAGACCCTTTTGCCCTTGTCATCGCGGGATtcaaatggaaggaaaaagcCAATGTCGTGGGCCACCCCCGCGGAACTTAAAGCCCACCTTCAATTTCACACCCCGACTTTTCCATCCCTTTTCCAAATTCATCCCCAAagtcttctttccttttacaaTTATCCCCCCAGGGCTTCTAGAACCCACCCCATCATTCAACGTCAGCAACCCCAGAATAAAACAATCCCACAAATAATTTCCCCCACCACGCTAAGATCTGAGAATCGAATGAAGAGCGCGTGGATCGATTTCCACGAAATGCTTTCCGGATGGTTATAGATCCACACTTTATTACCGCGTATTTTACATAAATAATttgttaattataaaaaaaatgggatcaGAATATGACAGTATTATCGGGATATTAGAATAGTAGCTCCCGACACATTATTCTCAAATTTTCTCCCTTGCAAAAATATCGGGTCCCACAAAACGACAAACTAAGCTGAACACAAACAcgttcaaatatatatatatatatattggaccGACTGAGATATGTACGGTCCAAAACTCTTCCTCCATAGGAGCCTTCGTTTGAAAATTCAGCGCGCTAAGTATGACCAAGACCGAAGCTTCCGGCCATGACCGTTGATGGGAACACCTTCGCTACATGCAcattcctctccttctctctctctcacacacacacacccaaaAGTCACGGGCATCTAGAAGTCAAGAAACAGCCACctcaattataaatttttttttttcgtcttgCCGTGTACTAAGTTCTCTGGCCCCTGTCCGAGCATGAATTTTCCCTGGAAAATTCAACTCCCCCATCCCCACGATACACACACTTCGACAGACTATATATACCACCGTCTCCAGCAATACAAAGCATCAGCACTTCCTCCCGCATCTCCGCCACTTTTCCCTGGAAAAAAACCCAGAAAATTTTCTCGCTCCTTTTTCCCtgaggaaggaaagaaagagagggagaaaagaATCAAGAGAAACCATCACCATTCACCATCCCAGCATCCATGGCCGACAAGAACCAGAGCCAGTACCACCCCGCGGAGGTGAACGGGTACAACCGCAGCGAccaggagtcgctccaggaggTCGAGGAGGCTAGgcgcaagaagaagatgaagtggacCATCGGCATCATCGCCTTCGTCATCTTCCAGGTAGTCCAGGCCCTCTTCTTCATCCTGGTAATCATGAAATTCAAGTCCCCCAAGTTCAGGATCGCCGAGGTCGACATCCAGAACCTGACCGCGGGGACTCAGGCCTCGCCCTCGTTCGACATGACCTTCCACGCCCCGATCCGGGTCAAGAACACCAACTGGGGTCCCTTCAAGTACGGTGCTTCTACTGTCAACTTCACCTATGAAGGTGCCCAAGTGGGACAAGCGATCATTCCCAAGAGCAAGGCCAACTTCAAGTCCACCAAGAAGATCAACGTGGACGTGACTGTGAGCTCCACTAGTTTGTCCGCCGATCTTAAGTCGACTTTGGGGAACCAATTGGGCTCGAGCGTCATCACATTGAAAAGCCAGGGCGAGCTTAATGGAAAGATCACGGTTatgttcatgttcaagaagaagaaaacctccCGAATGAATTGCACCATGGAGATCAATACCTCGACAAAGACGGTCCAATCCTTGCATTGCGACTGAGGCTGTCGAGAGTTGAGAGGGTGGTTCTCGGTCTAGAGCGCTTGTATGCCTTCGCTTATTATATGGTTCCGTATGCTACAGAATCATATGCATACTCTAGTTTTCGGGGTGTTTCTTCTTTAACCCTTTTGGCTAAGTAATGatgtatcctttttttttttttttgggtgattttaCGTACGATCCAATTTATTATTGCGCATTGCCCACATGTTCATCCTACAATAAGTATCTGGAAAGCAAGTTTATTCGTTCTAAAATCTTGAAAGGATGAGCGCAAGTGAATGACACAACATTAAGGTTCCgattgtttcgcgaaaaataaaagatttggaaaatgtaatttttaaaaatgattgattgCATCACTTACAAAAGtgaattcatttttcacgaaaatattaTGAAtcgttatcgataatgaaagaTGAAAAGTTTTCATTAATCCACGAATGGAGCCTAAAAGATGAACAGGCCTGCCGGCCACACGTAGTTAAGGGGTCGATGTCGGTCTCGGAACTCTTGTTTCAATCAAAAAGCAAAGGCCAAGTCAAGTCTACCAAGGCGGGCGGAGACGGTCGTGCTCCACTCGAAAAGCCATCCTACCCTCAAATAAACAAAGCGCTTATTTTCTTTGCTATAGAGCAACCgtggatgcacgggattgagaCATGCGAAGTCAACATCCCGCCTCAAATTAGCCCCTTTAGACCTTAGGCCTTTGGGGAGGAAAAATGGATATCTATAGCTAGTAAGGAGTATACAAGCACATGAGCTTAGCAATTATAGGAAACTTGAGCACAGACAAAATCATATTTCATGGTAATCAAAGACCCCGCTCGCATTGAATTTCCAAGCAACAAGTCGAGCATTCGTTAATCGAGTCGGGGAAGCTAGAACCCCAGCTTTTCTTTGTGTGCGATAAATCTTCCTTAGCCCATGTACAATCACAACAAGGTCAATTTGTGCTTCAATGCCGTCTTCGACGCTTTCGACGTTAACTACTTTCATGGTGCCTTTGCTTCGAGCATGGCCGTCTCGTAATTGTGATCAGTCGTGAATTATGCTGACAAAAAATCTCGAAGTATAGACTCTGAGAGCAAATTAAAGTTACCCAAATGTGATGGTGAGCAAAATACATAGTCTTGGGAAGAGAACGAGAGTGCGTATAGTTGAATGTAAAATCTCGTGCATGCGCTATGATTTGTTGTTGGATTTTTAATACGCAGTGATGACATCATAAGTACATTAACTGTTGCTCTTTTAACAATCAAGTACATTAATTTCTTAAATGTGAATGAAATCTCAGGCATCCATTGAAATAGAGGACGGAAAATGCCAACTTAGACACTAACACGGTCAAATAGCCATCATCTGTCTATACTCCATCCAATGCGGCCTTTTGAGATGACACCATGCCATATTGGAGATAGCACAATTTTTGCCAAAGTAAGAGAGCCATATTACCCAAGAGAAATGCTTCACCGACACTACTGTCGGGAACGATACAATTTcaatcgtagatccacacaccatcactgcgtgctttgcataaaatactcatcgattaagagatcgtgtggctagaaataaccgacagatCTGTTAAACTATCGGGCTAACGGCTTCCATTATTCAATTGTGCTTAACTTTATTCAATTAAGCGAGCCACGTTAGTAGAATCACATAAACCGATAGCTTCTTTAATGGAGTCTTCATTTTGGgctaaatttgaaaagttgcaGGTACTTGATTGGGCCAACAATATTAGATTCTCAAATTTGAAACGAGCAAAAATTTTGGTACTTACTGCATTATTACCCATTTTAAATGTCCATCTAACAAAAATCTCTTAAATAGAAAAAGGCCCAAGGCCCATAAAAAGCAAAGCTTGCAGTTTATGCTTTGCCAGTCAACCTTGCCCTTAGCCCCGCGCAGCCCTGCCCGGTGCGTTTTCCATGTCTACACTGTGGTTAAAACTTGAAAGGAGGAGAGAAATTAAGCCAAGCGACTCACAAAAAGCTCTGCCGGATCACATTTCtatggtcctttttttttttttgttggtcccATGAAATTTTAAGCCGAGCCCGAACTTTTCGAGTATCTTATCGAGCTCGAGCTTATCCATATTTAGCTCGTGGGCTCGTGAGAAAAATCGTGCTCTTTTCTTTCACgtggaaaaaatatttattagaCATAGTATTCTTAAAGTTACATTGCAAACCCACATTCCCCAAgtaatttcaagatcaagattgTCTaattgtcaagcgatgtggaGTTGGATTACGCATGGCACGTGGAATTTGACCAGTAGTAGTGGACACcctttcaacaaaaaagtttaaaCCGATAAGTGGAAGAAGATCTCATAAATATAAAGATCATATAGAATCTGTTGTCAAGCGATGCCAAATACTACTACAACAGAGAACGAGCTTAAGTTCCTTCATCGATTGATTATTATCTAATCGAGTCGCATTCGAGTCTTTCAAGCATCGAGCATGCGAGGCAAGTTGAGCTCGAGCTTCGCTCTAAATCGAGATGGGTCCGACTCGGTTATACCTTAATTGGAAGTTACGGAATGAGGGCAAAGATCAGCTATGGAAGCTtctattcaaaaaatataatataacgAAATATCTCTTGCGTATCGCAGAAAATTCCGCCTCGTCAGGTTACCTCTAGAAGCCTATAAAAGTTCAAGGGGCTACAGGGGACGCGCTTAAGCATATTAAACATCGCCGTCGGGCATCAAGTCAACCAAAGTAGGCTCATCTCCACGGTAGCTCCTTTGACAATGCTCCATTACAGGACTCTGCAATACTGTATATAAAGCTTCGCAACGCCCTCTCCTTTCCATCATTCAGAGCTTTCTCTCGCATTCAACttgttcagagagagagaggaaattctTAATCCCAAACACAGAAGAGGCAAAAAAGGCTTTGTGTTTCGAGATTAAGCGATGATGGCAGAGAAGAACGAGAACCAATACCGGCCCCGAGAACTGTCGAACGGCCACCACCGCACCGACGAGGAGTCGCTACTGaccatggaggaggaggaggccaagcgcaagaagaagatgaagttgacCGTCGGCATCATCGCCTTTGTCATCTTTCAGGTCGTCCAAGCTCTGTTTTTCGTGCTGGTCATCATGAAGTTCAAGTCCCCGAAGTTCAGGCTCGCCGAGTTCGACTTCCAGTCCCTGACCGTCGGAACTCAGGCCTCTCCCTCGTTCGACATGAGCTTCGTCGCTCCGATCCGGGTCAAGAACACCAACTGGGGCCCCTTCAAGTACGGCGCCTCCACCGTTGATTTCACCTATGAAGGTGTTCAGGTGGGGCAAGCGGTCATCCCCAAGAGCAAGGCCAACTTCAAGTCCACCAAGAAGATCAATGCAAACGTGACTCTGAGCTCTTCTGCTTTGTCCAGCGATGTTAACTCGAATCTTGGGAGCGACCTAAGCTCAGGTATCATAACCCTGAACAGTCAGGGCGAGCTTAAAGGGAAGATCACagtcatgttcatgttcaagaagaacAAGATCTCGCAAATGAATTGCACCATGGCGATTGACACCTCGACAAAGACGGTCAAGTCCATGTCATGTAACTGAGAGATGCGAGTGCGATTCCACGTTAGATGGACTgcgcttcctttttttttacatttgtttTCGGTGGCATGCTTGTTTTTTCATTCGTTTTTCGATTCCTATCCTTGTTGATTTTTGTCATTATAGAGGGATTTTACGAATCACACGGTTTATAAATGGGTTGTTGCGATATTTATGATACGGACTGGATTAGATTTATCTAAAACTCGATTAATTGCGTGTCATGTACTTGATTGGCAAACGGGTCATGTGGAGAATAATTGGTCATAATTTGCTGAGTCAATTGCTTTGATTGAATGGAGAAGTTGAGCGATGATGACTATCACGAGAATGGACCTAAAGCAACAATTTTGGCAAGTGGGACGAGGGCAGGTGAGAAGAGTCAAGATTTCCGTGCCCTCTAGTTAAAATAAGTTGTGCCTACGTTCAGACAACCTTTTTAGATTTACGCATGAAACATGCTTTTGCCATAAATTACGGTGCTTACAAGGAAAAGCATACCAAGTTGCAACCGGTCAGACTTTTTtccttgagttttttttttttttgggctctttttttgcctttttccatAAATAGAATAGAAAAATTACTCTATTTTGTATTTCAAATTGTTAATAATTGCAAAATCGATGGTCACCATGTCATCATGAGCAAGACTGctgcaaaaaatgattttgattgcacgaAATTGATTGAGTTCGAGTACTTGAGCCtacaaaattaaatttcaaacaTGTTAAAGAAACAGACATTAACTTATCCTGTCAATTTATGTCCATCCGTGAAGATCTTTTATCCGGCACAATAAATTTCCCGATACCTCGGCGAGTTTCAATCATTTATAAAACCTCGGGATTCCTCTGCAAGGTTCGTCCACGGAGGGTGCGTCAAGACAAAGATCGGGTGGAAAGGCGTAATCGATTGACAACATGTGAATATTCATGTACTATCCTTTGTTGATCCCGAGGAACAAAAAAGTCTAAGTTAATCAAAAGATGATTATTGGTTCAAAAACGCAAGGTGCCCTTACTTTTTTTTAGGATAAGAAGGGGTAGAGAAAATGCCCGAGCCATCCATTAAAATGTCAAAGGGAGTACCACTTGAGGTAAATGATCCATATCTTATGCTCAAATAGGGGGTGGTAGTCTTATAAACTTCTTGTGAAGCGccaattttttatattctgtttttttttaaaattttgcataaGAGAATTATACAACTATGTCACAAATttaatcttcttttttattgacTTCATTTGAATGACAtcaaattatttcaagttactttttttgttgttaattCCCAAACTTTCTTATGGTAGTCACTAATGCATTTTCTTGTACATGTCAAAGCTTTTCGATTTGCCACGAcataatatacatatataattgtgagaaaagtacaaaaaattcttaaacctattgcattaatatTAATTCAGTCTTGAACATTCAATAggatcaatttagtcacaaaTATTTTTACATTGGAAACAATCGAGTCCACACGGCTAATTTAGActagaaattgctaatgtggggttttttttttaacttttagatgTTTCTTCGATCTTACtagttttgttattttcttttcctttttttttctttttttttttttttttttatatttccctCCACCAGTCGTCAACCTCTGTTTGACCGCAAGTAAGAGCGAGGCTGCTCCTCGCCAAATTCAGAGAGGAGGTCCCCGCCCAGCCCTAACACCGGTGAGGGACCTTGCCCTTTGGGCAAGACCCCTCACCATGGCCAAAGGCTGACGAGGCCCCTCTCCATCTAGGTGAGGCCACCCTTCACCTAGGTGAGATTGACCTTGGTTGAGGGTCCCCTTGCCAAATCTGGCGAGGGGTGGCCCTTTTTagtggccgacgacttttgccGGCCATCATAGAGGTTGGTGTCTAgcagagggaaaaaagagaaggaaaaaaggaaaaaaaaaagagaagaaaaaagaatagataaataaaaatattcaaaatattaaaatttaaaaattatccatatcatGGTCGGTCAtatcacgtaggacggccagcatccacgtcaacaattttcaatCTAAATTAAGCGAGAGGACTCAATTGATgtcaatgtgaaaatgtttaagacctttttggtactttttcctatGTAACTTCAATTAAACGATTTAGTTTGTGTTTTGATATTTAAGGGAGACGAGACATATCACAAGTTCTAAATCCAGATTCGATGCCCATCCAACGCATTGTTCGATGTGCTACTATGCGAGTAACTTTATCCCAATGTTTAACCCTGAACTCCATCAAATCCTGTCTTGTGAATTTGTTTCCGCCTTTCCTGGAATTTTTTCCGTGGcatgttgaaaaagaagaagaagattattTAGGTTCGGTAGGTGCAATAATGGCCGCGTTAATGATTGCCCTTTGCTATCACAAATGTCGACAGCCACCACCTTCGCTGCTCCAGCCGGCATCTCTCTCGACTACCTCACGATGAAGCCACCGCCGGCCACATacctctctccttttctctaaTGAGTCCCAAATGGATTCTACGAGATCGGACGGTCCATGGTCATTTTATTAGTTTGGCACATGCAGGACCCTCACATATTAGTTACTCCAAATTCTAGCTCCTTCTAGATTTAAGAATCAGACCGGATATAATGGGTTGAGGACCGGATGCCGGCTGGTCCTCTGGTACGGTTCATCCTGTCATATCCCAAGCTATGTAGCACGGACTCACTCTTCAGGCCATCGTGCGCGTGTCGGTACGTGTCTGACACGCACCCGACACGTTGGAACACGCTCGGActcgcggtcaacgcgtgtccgaTCTTCTGACACGCAGTCAACGAAAGCTCAGTGCCGGACTCTCACGTGTCCGGGCAATTTTGCGAAACAGAACTCGGAAAAAGAACAGCAAAGattgatttaaataagaaaCGCTGGCCAGTCGTAGACACTCAAGCTGAGACCCGGTAATCGAGGATCCAGGGGACGACGTGCACGGCGAGGGCGTCGGGGGAGAAGAGGTCGGGCCTCGAGGAGAGGCAGCAGTCGAGGTTAGAGTTAGAGGGAGAGCCCGCCAGGCAATGAGGATGGAGTTGTGGGCAGGAGGATCGGCAGACGAAAGCCTGTGTTGAAGAGCTTGGGGCGGAGAAGGGAACGGGGGCGGGGACGGCAGCATCAGGCAGAGAGAGCGGGAGAGGGGGATTTTTTGAGGGAGAGGTTAAGGCCCTGGGGTTTCAATTGACACATGTGGTTAAGTTAACCCAACCATGGTTGAGGATCCTTGAGTCTTGGTCATGGTGGAGGAAGAATTTTGGGGGCCACTGACCAGTCTTTAGGATTTGAGTTTCTAACGTGCAGTTCGTGGGACATGACTCTCAAGTGTTTCTAGAAAATAAAGCGTAAAttgctatttcttctttttccaattttttaacgATTTTCCGCGTGTCTGATCCTTCATGGTGATAATATAAtgattttccataatttttttattcattttttgcaatatttatttatatgtgAAGTTATAAAAGTGAtcatttatcatgtatataagaatatatatttgaaatatagcGTGTCACaatgtgtcgaaattctctattttttgagaaatcacgtgtcggcgtgtcatgTCGTATTCCGTATCCTGTGTCCTATGTCGTGTCATTGCTATATAGATCTCAAGCACATTAAATCAGTCAAAACAGCACCTAACCCTATTGAACCAGTCAACGGACAAGCCAGTGCCGTATTGAACCGGATGTGGACCATTTTTGTCCATTAGATATGATAAGTTGCGGGGAAAAATTCGAACACCAGGAATGTATTTAATCCATTTAACTTGCTTTTTTCCCTTGAAAAGGCGTTTGCCTTTTTTCTTAAGTGGGTGTTTTAAAAAAGTCAAACCAGCGACCTCTTAGTGAGACGACAACAACCTCACAACTCAGATGTGCATCGCATATGCTACATACAGGATTCTCAGACATAAATCAGCCGATCCCATTGCGCACACGCCGGGTAAATCCGGTACGGTATCCGGCACAATTTTAAATACATTGCTTATGTTAGAGTAATTAAGTATTAAATCATTTCTTCGTCTAAAAGTTTAAATTCTTACCACAGTTGATAGTTGTCCCGTAAAATCTCAAGTTTAGGCTAACACCATGATTGAATGCACTCGGCCATAAAAGGATTGGGGAGGTAATTCAGGTCACTGAAGCTTTGTATTGACAAGTCTTTGCATTCTCCTATCAAGAAAGGTGAGCAATCTCTCTTGCCTTAATTTGATAGATGCTCCCACTAAACTGGCATTCCTCTGGAAGAGATGGTTCGAACGTGGGACGCGTTCAGCAGCTGAGTTCACACACCATTTCCCTGGAAAGCGGTCTCATATTCCCCGTCTACAGTGCCAAGAATCGTTCATATAAGCGTCTGAGCC
This sequence is a window from Rhodamnia argentea isolate NSW1041297 chromosome 3, ASM2092103v1, whole genome shotgun sequence. Protein-coding genes within it:
- the LOC115746432 gene encoding uncharacterized protein LOC115746432 isoform X2, giving the protein MADKNQSQYHPAEVNGYNRSDQESLQEVEEARRKKKMKWTIGIIAFVIFQVVQALFFILVIMKFKSPKFRIAEVDIQNLTAGTQASPSFDMTFHAPIRVKNTNWGPFKYGASTVNFTYEGAQVGQAIIPKSKANFKSTKKINVDVTVSSTSLSADLKSTLGNQLGSSVITLKSQGELNGKITVMFMFKKNKISQMNCTMAIDTSTKTVKSMSCN
- the LOC115746432 gene encoding uncharacterized protein LOC115746432 isoform X1, with amino-acid sequence MADKNQSQYHPAEVNGYNRSDQESLQEVEEARRKKKMKWTIGIIAFVIFQVVQALFFILVIMKFKSPKFRIAEVDIQNLTAGTQASPSFDMTFHAPIRVKNTNWGPFKYGASTVNFTYEGAQVGQAIIPKSKANFKSTKKINVDVTVSSTSLSADLKSTLGNQLGSSVITLKSQGELNGKITVMFMFKKKKTSRMNCTMEINTSTKTVQSLHCD